AACACGGAAGAGCTCTCCACCAACCTCGCAGACCACGTGGCCCAACTCTCCGAGGCTGCCGTCAAGGAGAGGGGAGccttctctcttgctctctctggaGGGGACGTACCCAAGTTCTTGAggttcctttctctctctctatctcttttgtTAGCTTCCATCTTCTCTTTTCGCCATCAAATGAGAAAACCCGGTCATTTTTACGTCTCCGactttcattctttcttctctGCTGTCTCCTCGAATTAAGCAGGAAGCTCTCAGGAGGGCCTTATCTCAGAACCGTAGACTGGTCCAAGTGGCACGTCTTCTGGGCCGACGAGAACCTCGTCCCCAAGAGGCACCCCAGCTCCAACTACAGGCAGGCCAAAGATGATTTCCTCTCCAAGGTCATGCcattcttccttcctcctctcctAATTGCTTGAAACAATTTCCGCGAACGTCTCTTCAACAGCAGGCTACTGCTCTCGAGATCatcttttttgtcttcttttttcttttgttttaaagaTCGCTTCAGGTCTGAAAGTCGCTAACACAGCTCCACAACCAGACCAGGCCACGGGTTGGCTTGAGACGACCTTTCAGTTAAAAGGTAGCTAGGTCAGGAGTTCGACACCCGTCTGCTTATATTCTTTTGCCGTAGATTGGGTGGTGGATCTGCCAGACCCCAACTTTAACGAAGATGTCCATCAAACTTGgcatttaaaagagagaaacgaaACTCACATAGATGCACCAGAAAATGAAGACACCTGAAAAATGTTTGTTCTTCCATCTACTCTCTCCAATTTTGATGTTCTTTTTCGAGAATGGGGAAATGAATATGCTGGTTTAACTTGTCGTATCGTTGCTTTTCTCAACATTGTTAAAAAACTCCAACCCTTTAAACCTGACAAGCCTTCTTCGATGCAGATGCCCAGAATGAGGCTAACTGATACTGCTTTCGCTAGCTAAAACCCTCCGCAATGTGTATGCTGGCTTCCTGATTCTGCGGTTTGTTGGTGCTTGTGCTTTCTCATTTCTTGCTCCTTCAAAGCTTCCTTCCCCAAATTTTTCTGCAGTTCAGATCAAGAAATCACGCCAGCAGCTATGTTTAATTTCTacaactttttttccttttccgaCACTCACACCCACACACATGTTCAGACCTTTACACTACAAAATTGATGAACTGATTCTTAGAATCTTATATATCATTTATTCTTTTGCAGTAAAACCTAATTAGGTATCTCTGATCAAGTTGTAAGCCCGACGAAAAAGCTAGAAACTGGTCTATATAACTCCGCCTATATGAGAATACAATTAatgcttttcttctctttttttaaaagaaaattctaATATGGTACACACATCGAAACGGTAGTGGGATGCTTATTCTCATGAATATCTTGGCTTCATTTCACGCTTGGGTTCATAAGAAACACTTGGATTCATCAAAAGAACAAGCTATCTTTTTTAGCGTCAGTACTACCACGGCATGTACCATTCTGCCACGCTTCAGTCGATTGAATGAGCAAAAGTTACCAGCGTATATGTTGGTACATACTTCGATTTGTGAGGATGTGATCTCAATCTAAACCAATAGATCAGGTTTAGCATGTTATATAAGCAACTTTCTTAAACACATCTTCTCAACTATGACTAACATTGGTAGTCAAATCCATGAAAAGAAAGTGTACATTCATGATTCACACTGTGTATATCAAGATAAAAAATgttcatgctctctctctctccttgaaagaaaattatctGAAGAAACTATTTAGTTTGATCTGTTGTTTGTATCCCGGCTCATCTTTAAGGAGTAACGTTCTAGTCTTCCAGACTTGACAAATTAGTTTTATCtgaaacatttctttttcatcaagcTTTAGCGGCAAGtccattttctgtttctttaaaaaaatgcacCTTTACATGGCAACTGTCTCATCAATGGCCTTCTTTTCCTAATCTAAAGAACGAACTGTCACACCTCcattcttatttttgtttaacaGCCGTGGCCCGTGCATCGTGAAGGATAAGATAGGCAGACCTTATCCATTTACGCCAAGGGTTAGAACTTGAGCTTTCAGACCCTAACCACCTTCAACCTGAAAGTGACTCCCCAACTACCTGGAAGGGAGCTGTTGTTGGTGATGGGGACAAGATTGTTAAACCATACACGTCATGTTTCTTGTTCTTGTGATTCTGCAGCCCTTCTTAACTAGCGTAACATTAAACCACTCTCTACTGGACCTGCACCCTGCAAGTTGAACTTACTGTTAGAACATTGAAGATCATGCTTTGTATGGAATCTTGTCGATAAATGATTTAGGATATAGCCATAAAATCTAATTCAAACTACCAATATTATCTCTCGAAAAGTTAAATTTTACTTCTGAAAACAGAATCTATGTAAAACAAGTGTTGACCACCATTATGAGAAGTGTGGGTAGAGGAAGATCGAGTGACACTTGAGGGGAAAGGGTCTTCTGGGCTTCACAGTCTGCGTGGGCAAGCAGTTGTTGATGCATCGCGCTTTTTGTTGCAGGTGCCGGTGCTTCCAGGGCACGTTTATCCGGTGAACGTCGGGGTGCCCGGTGAGCGAGCGGCGGAGGAGTACGAGTTCGGGATCCGCCAGCACGTCAGGAATCGGACGGTGGACGTGTCGAGGCGCAGCGACTGCCCGAGGTTCGATCTCGTCCTCCTGGCTGTGGGACCCGACGGCCGCGTCGCCTCCCTGCTTCCGGGTCACTCCCTCCTCGAGGAAGCGGAGGGCGAGGACCAATGGGTCGCCCCCGTCGCCGGCTCGCCCGAGTGCGTCACTTTCACCCTCCCCGTCATCAACTCCTCGGCCAACGTCGCGCTCGTCGCCTCCTCTTCCGCCCTCCGCTTGCCTCACGCTTCCCCCGCCAAGCGCATCGCCCCATTCGAAGGGAAGCTCGTCTGGTTCCTAGATGCCGGTGCCTGCTCCTCGTGAATCTAGGATTTATCCTCCCCGTCGATCGAAAGCCCGTTCTGCACCTCTCTCTGAATTCGCCGGTGATTTTGTGTATCCTGCGGGCTCCCCGGCCACCAgctgtttctctctttctcccccacTCAAATTCGCCGGAGTTTTTGTGCGACCCCTTGGGGGCTTCCGGCTCGAATTAGTGCTTTTGGTTTCCTTTGTTGGAAGAAATGGTAAACAGACTTGAAGGCTTCTGTAAATCACTTACAGTGCCACATGGATGATGGATCCTTTCAAATGGAGATCGCTTGTGGCTTCAGTTACACGCTTATTTAGACGACACGACAAGGCGCCTTTTTCTAAGGGCGGATGGCTTTCCTTTGTGTTTGTGTGGTTTCGTTAGTCCCCTTGTGTGAGTCCAGGTTCCGAGTTGCATCAATCTACACAGTAGATCGATCGACCAATGACTGTGCCGCGTTTtgagcttgtgtgggcagttgcagACACGGTTCACATATTAGACTCCcatgaaatttgtttatttatatataaatgtccTTACATGTTGTGCCCTTCATTTATTTCGCGATTAATTTAAATctaacatttttgaaaggtttaAAATTTAGTTATTTTGTATAACTACCGTtgcacaaaaaattttgatcaaaaCTTAAAGGACACCCGTGAGAATGGAACCAGAGCTACGTGTTTCTTCCTGTGCCACCAGCCTCACCAACTACGAAACGAAAAAAGAATTTAGAATATGAGGATATTGATGTACCGcccctatacatatatatatatactggagACGCCGCCAATGATGCCTTTTACTTttacatatttgtataaatCACCAGGTGCCAACAACTTCGGTTTGAATGTTTCCAATTCATGAATAAGAACGTATTGCTTTCAATATGAACGACGGGAATTGGTGAAGAATTTATTTCGAAAATCAGGCTGAAAGGTTGTCGTCCATATTTTTTATCCACCGAACGTGATTACATGCCAAGATccaaaagttaaaattttatttttccgaAGCTTTCTTTGGTTGGGGTGGACCTCATTTATTAGATTACGTTGGAAAGGAGAATTGGATAAGCACTGCCAGAAAAGCACAGCGCAGCACCAGACCACACTTTTTATACACCCAAACAAATTACAATCTGTGTGGCGTCTGCACTGCAGCTCATGTTagagattttaaaataaatggccGTGccgtttagagagagagagagagagagataaaaagtGAGATGGAGAACAAGAACGGGTCCACATAGAGGGCCTCTAATAGAggcactttaaatttgaaaatgacaCTCCTCAATACCATCAGATATATTTGAGAATGATTATAAAAATGACTTGGCCTTGCCAGAATCAGGTGAACTCATCAGCTCGAGTATTAAGCTCAACAGCTTTTGACCAACTGAAACTGCCAGACATCTACTAAAGCGAAACTTGCCAAGAATGACACAGACAAGCCCCAAGAGAGAAGTCACGGATTGCAAGGCCAACATGgaaatttctttttcccaatATTCAGGAGAAAATCCCATTCCAAATTCCAGAGACATTTGGTAGCCAGTGTAAAGGGATGGATCACGGATCGATACATATACACCTTTCCTGTGGATCAAAATGCTTCTTGGTGAGTTCAAAACAAACGCTTCTTCCAGAGTTTAAAACTTTACCGTCAGAGCAGCAGGCATTTCTCTAAAAGGCAGATCCATTCGAGCCTGAGTAGAGTAAATTAGATCCAGTTAGGTTTTGAGCCAATTTATGtgtgaaaagttatatttttggTCGACCATTTACCTCCGCTAGAGCATAACTGCATGCAGACAGAGCAGGGACGGAGGACGGGAGCGAGGGTTCAGAATCAATGGTCAGAGACAGCAACGCACTCGGGGAATGATCAAACCAAGTGACAAGACGGGTCTGTTCGCTTTCTAAACGATCCTTCGATGGGACCTCCTATGGTCGGATGAAAATCTGATCGACACTGAGATCAGGAGATTAAGAGAGGGAAGGAGCCAGGCAGAGCCAATCCAGTCTAGCGTCCCATTTGACTCCGAGTCGAGCAGCTTCTTCCACGTGTGGGCAAAGGGGAATTGGTCAATCATATGTATGTATTTGTGAAGACATGAACAAAATTGATTCCATTAATTTGGATCCGAGTCAATAATACACTTTCAAACCCTGACCAGTCAAAATTAATAGAAAAGATGTGATTTTTGACAGCTGGCCAAGATAAATCCTCACAGTAGAGTCACTCGGGATTCCTCTATCAAAGTGTTCccgtcattttttttttctttttaaatctaAGGACCTACCTATACCACCTCCTTTTCCAGTTTCAATACTGCCATGAAAGCCTCCTGAGGAACCTCAACTTTGCCAATagctttcattcttttctttccttcagcctgattaaacaagaaaataaaattaagacAGTTTAATTCACATACAAACATGATCATGCCCCTACGTCGCAAATATGGCAAATGCCCATAAAATCTTAAAAACCCTCTCCAAAGCTTAATCAAAATGGCAATCTGAAGATCATGTTGGAGATCATGTCACAGACTTCGCATAGTTTGGTGTTTTTTCCAACTTTTGTAAAGCATCtgataccataaattttggcaTGAAGTATTGCATCTATCTGACAAATTTCAGGTGAAGACACTtgagaattttaaaaaacgTTTTTATACCTTAAGATGCTTCTAAGGACAGAAGTATCGTTGCTCATAGGGGAAAAGCTATTGGAAAACTTGGAAAGGGAACAAACATTTGGAAAATGGGTACAAGGTAGGGGTTTTCAAAAAACCAAATACTCTGAAATCAGAAGTGCTTTTATGATGTCAAAATTCCACCTAATATTCAAGATGAAGAATGCTACCGTATTGACATTCTTCACAAGGAAATGGTGCAACGCAGTAATATTCTCTGTGCAACAGCTACATGCTCTGCTACAGAGAATGTTTGAATTTGAACACAACTTAAAGCAGTCAAATGCTTGAATTCCTTGCTATAGATACCAAATATTTTTTCACCATACCTGCTTTTTCAGcaacttctttttccttgagaTATCACCACCTGCAAGAAATTTTAATCGCATATAATGatataaacaaaatgaaaatctcaaAACGGAAAATTACTAATTcgtaataaaataaaaaaagttacttCTACCTTGGTTCAAGGCCAAATAAAGTTCTAATATGCATAGATTCGAAAAGAATATGTACACAAGACAATGAAAACTTAAGCCTCACCAtagcacttggataaaacatcctTTCTGATAGCAGAAAGAGACTCACTAGCAATCACTTTGGAACCTATACAAGCCTGCCAAAAGCCATAACATTAGCTTTCCGCAATAAATACTCCATGATAATGAAAGACAGGAAACAAGGATCATTAATCAAATAAAGCTTTCCCTTGTGTTAAACTAAACCATCTATACTCCAAGTTTGAGGTAGTCGAAGGAACTCCTTGTCAGAGCATGCTAGAGACTCAAAGAAGAGAGATCCGGCCTTCCAAAGTAGTTCATGCCAGTGGTTAACATGAACCATAAACGCTTCTGGAATTGCAACAGCCTTGGTGTTCCTTCAGCAGTCAAATAACACTTACACAGTACTTTGCTCAAACAACCAATTACAACCACATGTGGCATCCAGATACAGCTAttacttcatttcttttatcaGATATATCCAATATGACGTAGAGCTTTCAAGAATAGGACATGGACAGCCATACAAAAGTTAGGCCACACGTAGCCATTCTCATGTGGATCCATTCTTCTAACCTGTCCTTCTCTCCTTTCACGTGGTGTTTGAATGTTAGTTTTCACATATTATACCACATAAGGTTCCACAGTAGGCCCCGTGTCTTCAGAGGACATTGGCTGAATACTTATTTTCATGTGTTATGcttatctcattctctctttcattttattcttaGAAATGTACAGATTATTTGTGCAGTTTGACTATAATTGCCTGCTCCAATGAAGTCACCTCAGGAACTCTAGTCCACTAACTTTTCTGATTTAGTGGGTAACCATTTGCTCATGCCTTTTTTTGGCAGAACATGAAAATGCTTTCAACCACAAACCATAGATCATATATCATGTCTGTAGAAAACTACAGCAGACCCCAATGCGCTGCCCATGGGTACATGTGACTTCTGTCCATAATCTCCCCATTACATTTTCTAAATAAACAGTATAAAATCCCCACCAGCTTTGCCAAAGATCACTATAACAACCACATATAGTTAAGTTAATACATCATAAATCAGCTTATCACCAGTAAATTATGAATGCAAAGGAGATAGATTCATATCTTACCTGGATTGGAACTTTAAACATTTGACGAGGTATAAGCTCCTTCAATTTTTGAGTCAACGCTCTCCCCACAGCATAAGCCTGCAAATTGAGCAGAAGAAAACATGACCTATCTAAACAAGTAGGAAAGTTTAGCATTTTAGGTACAAAACAATAATTTATCTTGCCAAAAATGGTGCttcacaagaaaattttaaaactgatgttttcttttgaaatcttTTAGGGAAAATAGTTCAGACCCTTCAGAGAGCATTATAGAACAAACATGAAGATAATCTCCACAGGTGCAGGGATGAGTCTGGCTTGAGCAAACAACTTTTTCCTATTACTTCATATTctaattcatttcattttcttctttcttttgccCTTGTCTTCTTGTCCACTTCTTTGCCTCATTTCAGCAGTTGTATTAAAATGAAGAATATCTACTACTGACAATAGAACCCAACACTGAAAataaacttttcttgtttctcttatTTACCATCTCTATAACGCTCTAAAAATGCACACTTTGCACTTGCTAAAATATTTATTCTAgtataaataaattttcaacaagtcaatttaaaattttctctggAGTTCTCAGAACAATTAATGAATCAAGTCCTAAGCTTAACAACAAATAATAGTAATACTCCTGAAGCTTCTTTGACAATGCTTTCTTGGATTTTGAATTCACCCTTTAGGACCAACTCTTGCTTAAATAGCTGAGGTTTCTTTGGCACCTGAAGGGAATGAGTTTTTCCAACATTTTTAGAGCTTAAAGTAGCATGGTTTTCAAGACATGTGTAGACTAAGTTTTGAGGTGCTTAATAGCCACTGgatttattcttgtttttagCATTCAAAAGTAAAATTAGTCACTATTCGCTATCCTTGATCACATCCTACCTTATAGTAAAAACTCACACCTGCTTGAACATGTATTAAAATTCTAGACCATCGATATTTTTACCACACAAAAACATGTTCGTCCTTTGTATTCAGGCAAGCTAATGCAGGAgcagaacataaaaaaaaatattcgacTTTAGTTTGgcttttatttattgttttattttatttggatcttgTTTTAGTATTTTAGGGTTTgatttattgttattttgtttcGGATCCAGATCAAGGATCCGTTTTAGGCTATATAAAGGTGTTTAGAGTCTCACTTGTAGTTAGGTTTTGGAATCAATGAAACCCTAACCTTCCTTGAGCTTCCCTTCTTTCAGTTATTTATTTCTATTCCTTTGCATGTTCCCTTTGATTTCCATAGTTCAATTTAGGTATTGACTGTGGATCAGAAGAGCAGTCCTCTTCCCCACTGCTTCACAAGCTAAATGTTAGTCCATTCTCCATACAAGAGAAATAAAGGGTAAATAACATTGCTTATTTAAGTCAAAGCTTAGATCACCTTGTCCTTATGAACAATAGTTGCCAATGGGTCTACTGGGTCGGCATTGATTCGAATCTCAAGCTTTATGAGTTCACTTTCTCTATACCTGTCCATATCCCAACGAACACAAGAATGATAAGGACCAAAAAGGTGAATAATGATGGAATATTTATCAATGATTCACAGGGAAACTTAGCATTAAACTTTAAACAATAAACAGTAACTTCCAACACAAATAAAAAGGAATGCTATCTGCTTCAAAAAGCCAGTAATTTGTTAGTCATCCCTTCCCAACTACCTCAACTTTCCAAAGAGAACACAAGCTATCTGTagagaaaagaccaaaaatcTGGTTGGAAGCCAATTCATGAATGGAATTCCTATCTGATCATACTGCCAAAACCTGAAGAAGGATAAACTTGGGCAGCATGTGGGATACAGTAGTAAGGTGGAATACTTAAATGCCTCAGTAGGAAAATGCTAACAGTTAATGTTGATGATAATTTTagctttcttttcttgtgtAGAATGGTCATCTTGTAAGTACCTCGTGAAtcttaaaaaagaaactgaCCAGACTCTatgcttgaaaaaaaatgcaaccaCAAATTAGATCACCATGCTTTGTGGCTCATTTTAAAAGCTCCCAATCAACTTACTGTATCATGCACAGCCAATTCAGGAGAACAGTAAAGAAACATCATACTACATAGACCTCAACATCACATTACATAGACACACAAGAGGTTACTGTTCTATTCATATTGGAATCTACATCTAAGTTTACATCAAAGCAAACCTTTATCAAATTTAAATGTTTAAACATGACCATACCATTGCAAAATAAATGCATAATTGATAACACTAATAGGTATTTACCCCACAAAACTGTATTCCATACTCGCATAACCTTTGGTTCTAGACTTTAGTTGATCAAAGAAATCACCCACCATCTACATAAGCCCAAAAAGACGACGCACAGTTAGAACTCCCAATAAGCAGATTAACTTGAATACCAACAGTTACACATGTACCTCTGCCAAAGGCAATTCATAGGTGATTGAAGCTCTGGCTTCTGTAATATACTTCATTTCTTTAAATTCCCCTCTCCTATCTTGTGCAAGCTCCATAAGAGGACCAATATATTCTTTTGGAGTGAGCATTTCTATCTGCAAATACCAATTAAGAACCACGTGGATATAAACTACCAGTTTtattaaagttttcaaaaggCAGCTTTGAAAGACAATAAACTGCAAATCTTAGATCTTATGTCATGGAGTTCTGAGTGCAACCTTGACAAATGGCTCTTCTATAGATCTCCTCAGTCCAGGCTCAGGAAGGGTAGATGGATTGGAACATTGAACCTACCTCCAGGTAATCAAATGGTGaataaaaagaattgaagaaaattCCAGATGATAATCAAGAACTTCATTACAATGAGAGACCAAACTAAATAATAAACATTTAACAATTCTGTCTATACATGAAATACCGACTACAGAGTGGTTGATATAATGAAAACCCTTCTGCCTGTCTGCATGACAATACAAATTCAAACTCAGAAGGAACATAACTTGTGCTCATTTTAATCAGGATGCAAGAGATATAGATGAACATTCAAATTGCATCTTTGtagtttttgcattttttccagTAAGAATTATTGTTTCTGGTACATAACAGGATTATAACCATAATTACTTCTATAAGACTTCTAACAACATTTTCTTATAATCAGAATTTCAGATCGTAGGTTTTAGCCTGCATGAAGCCCATCAGTGTCCAGACCATTGTCACAAACATCATTCTCGGGAAAAtatcagcaaggtttttctcaggtattttttggtgatttttttctCGAAAAAGTTTCAGGAAAACTCtccacaaatttttaaaaaataaaaagtcctataaaaaaatgaaaaactaataaagaagtgaagaaagcaaaaaaattaatagaaaaagcgagaaattcattttttccaaggTTTTCAAGATCTCACGATATCTGTGACAATGGTCCAGATTTGGAGACATAAGATATCCAGCTAGCACACATCGGCCGAGATTGTTCATAAAATTTCATACTCCCGAAGTACCTGAGTTTATTTTAAGATCTAAAGTTTTGacttaaaagcaaaaaacagtGTGTACTTCATTCCAAGTGGATGATGTTTGATCTCCACAATTCTCATAAGAAGGGTATGGACCTTCCCTATGGTAAGTCCAGTTGAACCGTGTCCAGATCCAGGATAAGCAACTTGAATTCAGGTTTGTTTTGGGACCACCCAAGCCCAGAGCAGGTTCAGTCATTAATACCCCTATATAAGAAAAAGGTCTCATGGATGGACCATTATCATGCCTTTGAGTTCATACTGATTTTTGTTCAGTTTTTTGCACAATATCATCAGCCAATCTAAATACTTCCAACAAACTAACACGATCAGactaaaaattttcttttttgcactGACCAAGAGAATTTATCTTGTTATCCAGTTCCAATTCTAATTGGATACCAAAAAAAGACGGGAATGAGTCTTCGGTTTTTTCAGTTGAACTACATGGATGAAATTTTGAGGAGATTTCAAAGAGAACAAGGAAGATCCAGTGAAACAATATCAGCAGAACACAAGACCGTGCATATACTATATACATCCAGACATATGCAATGGAACACTCAAGAAGACAAAAAAGTGaacaatgttaaaaaaaattgggctaAGTAAGAATAACAGAGTTCAAGAAATTACAGTATCACCATTTACACAATTCACTCGGTAAACCACACTTGGCGCTGTTGTTATCAATGTCAGATTATACTCCCTCTCCAGCCTTTCCTGCAGGAGATCTCAACAAGTAAAAAGTGTGATCTTCAAGAAAGATCATGTAAATATTACTTTTGATGAAGTTTCTGAAGGAATACAACTGAAATAAGGTAATCTGACTTAACCTGCACAATTTCCATGTGCAAAAGACCCAGAAATCCACATCG
Above is a window of Nymphaea colorata isolate Beijing-Zhang1983 chromosome 8, ASM883128v2, whole genome shotgun sequence DNA encoding:
- the LOC116259458 gene encoding probable 6-phosphogluconolactonase 2: MQRLCSLPLHHIQTTFLSLSLPFFDIASSMFLLDSKVSSPSYTSISLSLAHNRAFSVFLLYIPSLVLLLQHQNQTSLHFSLSLSYRQFMRRETMGEVRVFENTEELSTNLADHVAQLSEAAVKERGAFSLALSGGDVPKFLRKLSGGPYLRTVDWSKWHVFWADENLVPKRHPSSNYRQAKDDFLSKVPVLPGHVYPVNVGVPGERAAEEYEFGIRQHVRNRTVDVSRRSDCPRFDLVLLAVGPDGRVASLLPGHSLLEEAEGEDQWVAPVAGSPECVTFTLPVINSSANVALVASSSALRLPHASPAKRIAPFEGKLVWFLDAGACSS